Below is a genomic region from Culicoides brevitarsis isolate CSIRO-B50_1 chromosome 2, AGI_CSIRO_Cbre_v1, whole genome shotgun sequence.
gatcaatttgactcctgatGGGTCAACCTGCTCCCTTaggggatcaatctgacccgtttttcgcccataagGTTATACTACGTCTATCTCTTACTAACACATGTAACAttcctttttaaaaagcattttctatcgatttttttttgttcatgtttatcactttttttatttaatttttatccttgCATTGTtcttattgatttttagtCCTTTTTATTCCGATTCTATTCGTTGACATATTTCTGCAACgcgataatttattcaaacatgGACTATTCTGAACATTAATGACCAAGAAGTAAATCGTTTTTCCTATAAAAACCGCcttcataaacttttttttgtttcgccgTATTCTCAACGTATTCTAGAAAATGCAATTCACATCCGTAGTTGCTGCAGTCAAGTACTTATTAGTGGCAAACTGGACGTTATTTAAGTCCGACACGAAAAACATTCGTGTATGGTGAGTATTAGTATTTAAAGAACCGACGACGGACGAAGTATGTCCTTTCGGTGGAATTTCTCATACGCGACTGAATCACTTGAACGCGAACCCATATGTTCGAAGCGGGCAAACCATTAGAATATTCAGTGTTTATACCGGCATGAATGTTGTTGGGGAGCATACGTTGGCGGTGCACACGGAAAATTattggaaagtttttttttgtttggtattattatttactttggtATTAGAGACACCTTTGTTACTAGACAACAGGACAACAGAAACGTCGTTGTCGATTAATGGTTTTTGGTTGCGGTGAAAAATCAATGGATTGTGGATTGTTGTCGTGTGAAGGGGGTGGAAGAGGGAGGTCTCTTtgataaaaaaggtaatttcagaaaaaaaaacttgttgaaagagaatttttaaaaaaatgttttgattttctCTTTGATTAGGTTTGAATGTTCGAACTTTTCTCAGTTGTTTTAAAAGAAAGAGCCTTGTAGAGTAGGAATATAGTAGAAGGAAAGGAAGAATGTTGTTAGTAGTAGTTCGTAAGAAGGAAGAAAGTAATGAAGATAGCTAGGAAGCCAAATAGCAGTCAGTCGTCATCCGAGTGTCTTCAGAGTAAGtcgtgaaataaatattatgaagtCCAAATCACGTGCTTTCATTTTATGaagttaaatataaaacaagcCTCCAAGAAAGAGTAACAAAAATGCCACAAAATGGCGGTTGAATGAACAAAATCGGACtttcctgaaaaattttatgcgaaATCTTCTTTGATCCCCAGCAGCGTAGCTagctgaaaatttgtaaaagggcaaagataaaatttttgggttccttattttttttagaattctaccgaaattaatttataacgtCTATAAGATTCAATCTTTATCCAAATTTAACgttcatttaaattcaaatcatCGCCGGTTCACTTTCCACTCATTCCCCCAACTGACTGCGTagattttgtttacattttgccACATTAGCCGCacgattttcatcatttaGTGAAATTCTAACTTAAAACCCTTAGAAATGTACTTTTTTACGAGTAACGTCGTAACACCGCCTATCACGCTCTTCATGGGCGAAGACAAATACGAGAATGAGGAGTTAATAAAATGGGGTAAAACtgatttttgcttaaaaaattcacttttttaagactttttttctcaGGCTGGCCTGAAGACGTTTGGTTCCATGTCGATAAACTCTCCTCAGCTCACGTGTACCTCCGACTCAATCCCGGTCAAACTCTCGATGACGTTCCCACTGCCGTGATCGAAGATGCTTGTCAACTAGTCAAAGCCAACAGCATTCAAGGCAACAAAACCAACAACATCGACGTCGTTTACACAATGTGGGAGAATCTGAAGAAGACTCAAGGCATGGAAGTGGGGCAAGTGGCTTTTCATCGCGACAAAGAAGTGCGAAAGTTTCACGTGGAAAAGAGAATTAACGAGATTGTGAATCGCTTGAACAAGACAAAGCGAGAGGAAAAGCCAGATTTTAGGGGAATGCGGGAGGAAAGAGATCGAAAGGAGCGGGAAAATAAGAAACACTTGTTGCGACTGCAAAAAGAACGAGAAAAAGCCGAACAAAAAcggaaagaagaagaagccgAAGCTCGTAGTTATAATTCCCTGATGAAAGAGGAAAATATGACAACGAACTACGACGATGGCAACGACTCGGACGactttatgtgaaaaattagcaaaaaatttgttgttaatataattctttcaaatatattttacattcaatatcacaaaaaaaatacaatttttattgatgattcgacgacgacgacaggaCGTAATCAAGAcgtgttaatttaaaaaaaaataataaaataaaatagagatTCACAATTTGGAAGCACTGTGTAACTGGACGAAAGATTCCAAGTCCCGCGGTATCGAGCCCAGATAGTTAATTTTGTGCTGGGCAATGCAGCGCGATGCCAAGCACTTCAACGTCGTTTCTTTTATTTCGAAGCCCCGTATTAAGCCCTCGACACTacctaaaaatgttaaacgccaaagcaaaaaattattttcgtgtGCCACAATGGGTAAATATAAGTTATCGGGTGTCGTACTTAAGCCACAAATCCGCCCGGCAACGAGGCCATCTGCATTGACGGCGTCAAAGTGCATGCCGTGCTCGTAGAAAAGTTTGACAATTTCCTCGACATTCACCAGGAGTTCGGCTTCGGGGTAGCGAACGGTTTGGAGCtggaaaaaacgaatttttatttaaaaaaattttaaaaatttgacagctgtcaaaatttttacttaaaattaattttctatcaaatattaaaattaaattgctaaaaaaatattttatctaaaattttgacagctgtcagattaaatttattcttttagcaatttgattatttgagatttttttttaaatagaaaaaaaatatattttggaatttttgacagctgtcaaatttttcacttaacattaattttttatcaaaaaaattcagattgaattgttaagaaaataaattttatctgaaattttgacagctgtcaaaaattttgaaataatttcatttttacggAAATTTTGACCAAGAACGTCAAAccttcatgaaatttattcaaattttttgacagctgtcaaaatttcagatagaatttatttttttagcaatttaatttgatttttttttgatctttttgaaatagaaaattaatttaaagtgcaatttttgacagctgtcaagtTGACaagttgtcaaaaaattttaacttacggTTGAGACAAGCGTATGTAATGGAGTATTGCGTGACAGGTCAAAAACATCAACTTTTGCACCGCATTTCAACAACATTTTAACTGTTTCGACGCAAGGAAAcctaaaacgaaacaaaaattcaaaaattattcattttctaTTCATTCACCGTAATTATTTGTTCAAGTTGTGAAATTAAATCAGCAGCTATGTACAAAGAAATTATCGCACCGGCAATCGATTTCATCAGTAATCAACAGAACACGAAAGAAaacagttgaaaaaattatcttttccGTAAAATTCGTTCAATTTCTGTTCAAATCGAAAGAAAAATGGaggaaaattgcataaaaattgtaaataaacgaaatttaagACTTCAGAACGAATTAAAAGCTCAAggctttgaaataattaacgtTACAAGCTCCAGTCCAATCGAGtggcaaagaaaattttctccattttaCCCTCACGGTCAAATTCCCGTGCCCGGAATGCCAAATTCGACTTCTGCTTCGGTCGAGGGCATCTGGCAAGGCTTAAAAGTATTCGAAAATCAAGGAAtggactttaaaaaattcgaaacccGTAATTTAAAAGGCATTAAACGTGGTACAAGTAAAATACGTGGTCGAGTTCTTGGTCACCAACTTGGCACCGAGCTACTTGGCTACGTTGAAGCGCGAAAACGGATCTACATCCCCACCTACAATTACGtccttgacaattttttgtacgaaGAACTCAATAAATTACGACAAATGTTggaaaatggacaaaaaatcGCCCTTCTGGACTTTGATGTCAATGAAGATGTTGAAGATACGAGGAAACCCTTGTCGCATGCGAGTTTGATTAAACGGAGATTGCTCACCTGCACACTTCGTTCGTGTGAAAGTCATCGACTGGCGTGACACCGTTTACCGCTAAATGCAAAAGAGTCTGTCCGTCTCTCAGTTTGATGTTCattttggttatttttatcattaacttATACAGACGCGTTAAGTCGGCGGAATTTATCATCACAGTTTGGGATTTAAGGCATTTCGTAATTATTGTGAGCAAGTACAAGGCTGTCGTGGTGTTTAATTCATTCTCTTcctgcaaaagaaaaatatgtgaattaaaatatttttagtaataaatatggacaaaaaaaaatttgaattaaaattttatgctaatttattgaatttaaaaaaaaatattaaaaaatttgagaaaattaaaaaaaaatggcaaaaagttacgaatttattacaaaaaaaaattaaatttaaaaaaatatatattttttgagtaaataacggaaaaactttaaaattctaaaaaaaaaatctaaaaattcttGTACTAAAATTAAGtactaaattttgatttttaaaatcacctgaaaaacatttttcatataaaaaaatttaaaaatttatttttgtaaatcgaAATCtcgagaataaaataatttttttgcatcttcgtagattttttttaaattatgaaaatataatttttaaattttttatcgttttttgataaattgaaagttttataaaaaattctgccattttttatgaaaattttaaaaagcagattttgaaacataaaaatagctaaaattaaaaaataattatcttttggctaaaatttttcattaaaatattctataaaattaaattaatttttcaaaaaaaaaaaaaaattaatttattttcaaaatttagtcgAAAggccaaaaaatcaaatgacttttgacaaatttaaaaaaaaataatttaaattaaaatttttaagccctAAACTGAGCAAAATagatttaattcttttaagaataaaataaaaatatgtaaaaaatatttttttttactcaaaaatgtaaaatatttgctacgaagtcaaataaaatttgatctcaaaacactaaaaattttatgaaaattatttaaaaatattttttttcgtccctgatcataaaaatatcgatactcacaaaaataaaaactatatcGTCCTTTCTGCTGGGCTTGTCAAGTCGAGCTTTGTTGGATTCAATCTCCAAAATACAACATTCGAG
It encodes:
- the LOC134829704 gene encoding coiled-coil domain-containing protein 25; translated protein: MYFFTSNVVTPPITLFMGEDKYENEELIKWGWPEDVWFHVDKLSSAHVYLRLNPGQTLDDVPTAVIEDACQLVKANSIQGNKTNNIDVVYTMWENLKKTQGMEVGQVAFHRDKEVRKFHVEKRINEIVNRLNKTKREEKPDFRGMREERDRKERENKKHLLRLQKEREKAEQKRKEEEAEARSYNSLMKEENMTTNYDDGNDSDDFM